A genomic stretch from Argiope bruennichi chromosome 2, qqArgBrue1.1, whole genome shotgun sequence includes:
- the LOC129959023 gene encoding uncharacterized protein LOC129959023, translating into MSEQQQFDLLKRKRKSLRTAVTKAVNDLETELANEQLNSKKLEEFSEILNCKFEQLSIVDQQLEPLFNTDNFEEEFETAQEYKVLLCLFRTKKKINHVAKLNLDNSSLVENTALTIPTENFLPQNVESIKIKIPKYHIARFFGDDASKWLTFWNSFETAVHNNESLNKVDKFNYLKAHLGGSALNTVEGFPISAAAYDEAVQLLKERFASTEVLVQAHMNKILSLPPLKDSNDIRSFRQFVDNCNVQLRSLESLGISTSQYGSILCPIIMKLIPADLLLEYNKSEKQNSGSKIEELLSFITHALAAREKTQSINKTNKSCIELRNRRMEFKYQDRENKRINQKGISTATANELLVTPLNENRNKTKNSCVFCESMTHTTNSCGRADIIGKLFTGEIKQVSKGLTAVNTKLGWTVMGKSNSKSTFESKNSLLVHSLLTNQTKISDLWELDSLGIKDPSEKKTKLELQDLTLKHFENTVSQNEDGRYYVYIPWIDGHDKLSDNFQLAERRLKNTVRSLKGNGRLIDYEQVFFEWENEGIIERVNENDHDKNKKIHYLPHRPVFKENSTTKIRPVFDGSARHGHFCSLNSCIEPGPNLIEIIPAILNRFRLRKIGVISDIRKAFLQIALHENDRNCLRFLWWEGGDHEKVIIYRHCRVVFGVSCSPFLLAAVLNFHLKRAPEHLKAAAEKLLDSMYVDNCVTSVETFEEYLFFQRDSRELLALGNFDLRGWRHSNMHSPILEESIDQHDLYSPEVQVLGLLWNVERDTLSISFKEPVLEEGPVSKRKILSITHRIFDPIGVTCPVTLIPKLILQECWKMEASWDFPLPEDIEKKFEIWQCQLKDLKELEISRRLSHLDLKDASLSLEVFCDASKLAYATCAFLRVEKDGKVTCQLIQARSKVAPLKGISIPRLELLSCMIGARLADAIKRDLHLEDIESTFWSDSMDVLHWIKREGPWATFVANRVEEIRKLSSVENWRHVPGISNPADLPSRGCTVRTLIKSHWWEGPDWIKRSKEDWPKSAHFPNMEVVNSEKKKTIVTASVLQLEEKYYHRFSSYVKIVRITAWLLRFLKNLKNGRNRRTVGPLNYDEIKKAERILLKQVQLEAFYDENDKRLKSLQVIKDSEGILRVKTRIFFREDHRDFRLPIILPSDHPVVMTLIMYEHEHHGHSGVQMLMYHLRENYWILKSRKAIKKAIKSCIICNRFDAKPVFVQEGLLPQDRVRDAETFEIVGLDLAGPVILKEERKAWILILTCAVYRAVHLELLTSVSTENFLLGLRRFIARRGRPSVIYSDNGTNLKSAHRLLKEVDFEKLKNIEELRPISWTFIPPNAPWWGGFWERLIGLMKRILRRTLRKTSLNHEEMNTVLCDCERVMNSRPLTYVSEDAEDLEPLTPAMFLRTGANRQETFPISLDRKTSLIEPPDGLPLPSKESDCGTDMEPTMDSSPLLPNETSHPVLPDGTEKLEPRRSRYGRLLRPVQRL; encoded by the exons atGTCGGAACAACAGCAATTTGATTTGTTAAAACGAAAACGGAAGTCTTTACGCACCGCGGTAACGAAAGCTGTAAACGATTTAGAAACTGAATTGGCTAATGaacaattaaattctaaaaagttaGAGGAATTTTCGgaaattcttaattgtaaattCGAACAATTGTCTATAGTTGATCAACAACTTGAGCCTCTTTTTAATACAGATAATTTTGAGGAAGAGTTTGAAACGGCGCAAGAATATAAAGTTTTACTTTGTCTGTTCCgcactaaaaagaaaattaatcatgttGCTAAGTTGAACTTGGATAATTCGTCATTAGTAGAAAACACGGCTTTGACTATTCCAACAGAAAACTTTCTTCCCCAGAATGttgaaagtatcaaaattaaaatcccCAAATATCATATAGCCAGATTTTTTGGCGATGATGCCTCTAAGTGGCTGACATTTTGGAACAGTTTTGAAACGGCTGTACATAACAATGAGTCATTAAATAAAGtcgacaaatttaattatttaaaggctCATCTTGGAGGATCTGCATTAAATACCGTAGAAGGATTTCCTATTTCAGCAGCTGCGTACGATGAAGCAGTTCAATTATTGAAAGAACGATTTGCAAGTACTGAAGTATTGGTTCAAGcccatatgaataaaatattatctttaccaCCATTAAAAGATTCTAACGACATTCGGTCCTTCCGACAATTTGTTGATAACTGTAATGTTCAATTGAGAAGTTTGGAGTCTTTAGGTATTTCAACCTCACAATATGGAAGTATCTTGTGTCCAATAATCATGAAACTTATTCCGGCTGATTTACTTTTAGAATAcaataaatcagaaaaacaaaattcaggTTCTAAAATTGAGGAACTGTTATCCTTCATTACTCATGCCTTAGCTGCCAGAGAAAAAACGCAGTctattaacaaaacaaataaatcgtGTATTGAATTGCGTAATCGACGTATGGAGTTTAAATACCAGGATcgcgaaaataaaagaataaatcaaaaaggTATCTCTACTGCTACTGCTAATGAACTGTTAGTGACTCCTCTcaatgaaaatagaaacaaaacgaAGAATAGCTGTGTCTTTTGTGAATCGATGACTCATACTACGAATAGCTGTGGAC GAGCGGACATAATAGGAAAACTATTTACGGGTGAGATTAAACAAGTATCTAAAGGTCTCACAGCAGTAAATACAAAACTGGGATGGACTGTTATGGGAAAATCGAACTCTAAATCCACTTTTGAATCCAAAAATTCATTACTGGTGCATTCTTTGCTTACAAATCAGACAAAAATTTCGGACCTATGGGAATTAGATTCTTTGGGAATTAAGGACCCAAGTGAAAAGAAAACGAAACTTGAGTTGCAAGAtcttactttaaaacattttgagaatACGGTCTCGCAAAATGAAGATGGTAGATATTATGTATACATTCCTTGGATCGATGGACATGATAAACTTAGTGATAATTTTCAACTAGCCGAAAGAAGGTTGAAAAATACTGTAAGATCTCTAAAAGGTAATGGTAGACTAATAGATTATGAGCAAGTGTTTTTTGAATGGGAAAATGAGGGGATTATTGAAAGGGTTAATGAAAATGATCatgacaaaaataagaaaattcattaccTACCACACAGACCTGTGTTCAAAGAAAACTCTACAACCAAAATCCGCCCTGTATTTGATGGGTCCGCTCGTCATGGACACTTTTGTTCTCTGAACTCTTGCATTGAACCAGGacctaatttaattgaaataataccTGCAATCTTGAATAGGTTTCGTTTAAGAAAGATAGGAGTAATATCGGATATTCGTAAAGCATTCTTGCAAATCGCTTTACACGAAAACGATAGGAACTGTCTACGTTTTTTGTGGTGGGAAGGTGGCGATCATGAAAAGGTTATTATTTATAGACATTGTCGAGTAGTCTTTGGAGTATCATGCAGTCCCTTCCTGCTAGCTGcagtattaaattttcatctaaaacggGCACCTGAGCATTTGAAAGCTGCAGCTGAAAAGCTACTAGACTCTATGTACGTTGACAATTGCGTAACGAGTGTGGAAACATTCGAAGAATACTTGTTTTTTCAACGAGACTCTAGAGAATTGTTGGCATTAGGAAATTTCGACTTACGTGGTTGGAGACATAGTAACATGCATTCACCTATTTTGGAGGAAAGCATTGATCAACATGATCTCTATTCGCCCGAGGTACAAGTTCTTGGTCTTTTGTGGAATGTGGAAAGAGATACTTTGTCCATCTCTTTCAAAGAGCCCGTTCTTGAAGAAGGACCcgtttcgaaaagaaaaatactttccaTTACTCATCGAATTTTTGATCCAATTGGAGTCACCTGCCCTGTCACTCTAATTCCCAAACTGATTCTGCAAGAGTGCTGGAAGATGGAAGCGTCTTGGGATTTTCCATTGCCTGAAGACAtcgagaaaaaatttgaaatttggcagTGTCAACTTAAAGACttgaaagaattagaaatttcacGGAGGCTGTCACACCTCGATCTTAAAGACGCCAGCTTGTCACTAGAGGTATTTTGCGACGCTTCAAAATTGGCTTACGCTACGTGCGCATTTCTTCGAGTTGAGAAAGATGGCAAGGTGACCTGCCAATTAATCCAAGCACGATCAAAGGTTGCTCCTTTGAAAGGTATTTCTATCCCAAGATTGGAACTTTTATCTTGCATGATCGGAGCAAGGTTAGCTGATGCGATAAAGAGAGATTTGCATTTGGAAGATATTGAAAGCACTTTCTGGTCTGATTCAATGGATGTTCTACATTGGATAAAAAGAGAAGGCCCATGGGCTACCTTTGTTGCTAATAGAGTGGAGGAGATAAGAAAACTATCTTCTGTGGAAAATTGGAGACATGTACCTGGTATTTCTAACCCAGCTGATCTCCCATCGAGAGGATGTACAGTGAGGACCCTCATCAAAAGTCATTGGTGGGAAGGACCTGATTGGATCAAAAGGTCGAAAGAAGATTGGCCAAAATCTGCTCATTTTCCAAATATGGAAGTGGTTAATTCAGAAAAGAAGAAGACTATTGTAACCGCTTCTGTTTTACAACTTGAGGAAAAGTATTATCATCGATTTTCATCGTATGTTAAAATTGTCCGAATTACAGCTTGGCTTTTAAGGTTTCTTAAGAATCTGAAGAATGGGAGAAATCGAAGAACAGTAGGTCCATTGAATTATGATGAAATCAAGAAGGCTGAACGTATTTTGCTGAAACAAGTGCAGTTAGAAGCCTTTTATGATGAGAACGACAAAAGGTTAAAATCTTTACAAGTTATCAAAGACTCTGAGGGAATTCTAAGAGTGAAAACCAGAATATTTTTTAGGGAAGACCATAGAGATTTTCGTCTGCCCATAATTCTTCCTTCCGATCATCCTGTTGTCATGACTCTCATAATGTATGAACACGAACATCATGGACATTCTGGAGTTCAAATGCTTATGTACCATCTTAGGGAAAATTACTGGATTTTGAAGTCaagaaaagctattaaaaaagcTATAAAGTCCTGCATCATTTGCAATAGATTTGATGCAAAACCGGTTTTTGTTCAGGAGGGCCTATTGCCTCAAGACCGTGTGAGAGATGCTGAAACTTTCGAAATCGTAGGATTAGATCTAGCTGGACCTGTCATccttaaagaagaaagaaaggctTGGATTTTGATCCTAACTTGCGCGGTTTACCGTGCAGTCCACCTCGAACTTTTAACTTCAGTATCAACTGAAAATTTCCTACTAGGTTTGAGGAGATTTATTGCACGAAGAGGTCGACCATCTGTCATCTATTCAGATAATGGTACAAATTTGAAAAGTGCTCATCGTCTACTGAAGGAAGTTGATTTCGAAAAACTGAAGAATATTGAAGAACTAAGACCTATTTCTTGGACTTTTATACCTCCAAATGCCCCCTGGTGGGGAGGATTTTGGGAGAGACTTATCGGCCTTATGAAGCGGATTTTAAGAAGAACTTTAAGAAAGACATCTTTAAATCATGAAGAAATGAACACAGTTCTTTGTGACTGTGAAAGAGTAATGAATTCAAGACCACTTACT